From a region of the bacterium genome:
- a CDS encoding DUF4127 family protein — MSRPLLLIPLDDRPATYRLPAEIAAIGRLSVLRPSREAMGNLERPADPDSLLAWLEAHAAEAGGAVVALDTLGYGGLIPSRQSAEPFEVIRERLERLRALKQRHPELSLYAFSITMRLSAEAAVEEEKPYWATHGRAIYAYSYHQDKYEQEGLEADRLTAETARESIPDDILEDYLATRRRNVAITRLMIDWAAEGCFEALLLTQDDTGRFGLNVREQRGLVSKIEQAGVGDKVLVYPGADEVASVLVGRHLNRVRGQHPRFFVQTSTPEGGTLVPMYEDRPLEKTIASQVRAVGGEVVPSLDTADFALMANTPASGQGDLVLDLHLERVNTPPRDLEPFVRALASSSKPVALADVAYANGADLALFRYDVDPTRLAAFAAWNTAGNTLGTVVAQASAWLDPAHRDEKAQQQYMLERLADDLLYQACLRKELRAELKAGASIPQLEASVGPRLEALWRERFPQHPIRRIAAKLPWKRLFEVDLKVEA; from the coding sequence ATGTCCCGCCCTCTCTTGCTCATCCCCCTCGACGACCGGCCGGCCACCTACCGCCTTCCCGCCGAGATCGCCGCCATCGGCCGGCTTTCGGTCCTCCGCCCGTCCCGCGAGGCCATGGGCAACCTCGAGCGCCCCGCCGATCCCGATTCCTTGCTCGCCTGGCTCGAGGCCCACGCCGCCGAGGCCGGGGGGGCCGTCGTCGCCCTCGACACCCTGGGGTACGGCGGGCTCATCCCGAGCCGCCAGTCCGCCGAGCCCTTCGAGGTGATCCGCGAGCGGCTCGAGCGCCTGCGCGCCCTCAAGCAGCGACACCCTGAGCTCTCCCTCTACGCCTTCAGCATCACCATGCGCCTCTCGGCCGAGGCCGCCGTCGAAGAAGAGAAGCCCTACTGGGCCACCCACGGCCGCGCCATCTACGCCTACTCCTACCACCAGGACAAGTACGAGCAGGAGGGGCTCGAAGCCGACCGCCTCACGGCCGAGACGGCCCGCGAAAGCATCCCCGACGACATCCTCGAGGACTACCTCGCGACCCGCCGGCGCAACGTCGCCATCACCCGCTTGATGATCGACTGGGCGGCCGAGGGCTGCTTCGAAGCCCTCCTCCTGACCCAGGACGACACGGGCCGCTTCGGCCTCAACGTGCGCGAGCAGCGGGGGCTGGTTTCGAAGATCGAACAGGCTGGCGTCGGGGACAAGGTGCTGGTCTACCCGGGCGCCGACGAGGTCGCAAGCGTCCTGGTCGGCCGCCACCTCAACCGGGTGCGCGGCCAGCACCCACGGTTCTTCGTCCAAACCTCCACCCCCGAGGGGGGCACCCTCGTGCCCATGTACGAGGATCGCCCCCTCGAAAAGACCATCGCCTCTCAGGTCCGGGCGGTGGGGGGCGAGGTCGTCCCTTCGCTCGATACGGCCGACTTCGCCCTGATGGCCAACACCCCTGCGAGCGGCCAGGGGGATCTGGTGCTGGATCTGCACCTGGAGCGGGTGAACACCCCGCCACGCGACCTCGAACCCTTCGTCCGGGCGCTCGCGTCGAGCTCCAAGCCAGTGGCCCTCGCCGACGTGGCCTACGCCAACGGCGCGGATCTCGCCCTCTTTCGTTACGACGTGGACCCGACGCGCCTTGCGGCCTTCGCCGCCTGGAACACGGCGGGCAACACCCTCGGCACCGTGGTCGCCCAGGCGAGCGCCTGGCTCGATCCCGCCCACCGGGACGAAAAAGCCCAGCAGCAGTACATGCTGGAGCGCCTGGCGGACGACCTCTTGTACCAGGCCTGCCTGCGCAAGGAGCTGCGCGCCGAACTGAAGGCCGGCGCGTCGATCCCCCAGCTCGAAGCGAGTGTCGGTCCGCGCCTTGAGGCCCTCTGGCGCGAACGCTTCCCCCAGCACCCGATCCGCCGGATCGCGGCGAAGTTGCCCTGGAAACGCCTGTTCGAGGTGGACCTCAAGGTGGAGGCATGA
- a CDS encoding transketolase, translated as MPQTSARYAELAERARATRRHIITMVRDGKSGHPGTSLSCTDILVALYFAHMRHDPKRPDWAERDRFVLSKGHGAPGLYAVMVEAGYIDPSELTTLRKINTRLQGHVDMHKIPGIEASTGSLGHGLSLAHGMALALRMDGSDSRVYTLLGDGECQEGQVWEAAMSAAHYKTGNLVAIVDRNGLQIDGPTEKVMALGDVAEKFRAFGWNVLEIDGHDFGQILEALDKAKASPMVGQPTCIVAKTVKGKGVSYMENVVKWHGTAPSAEEAEIALKELS; from the coding sequence ATCCCCCAGACCTCGGCACGCTACGCCGAACTCGCCGAACGCGCCCGCGCCACCCGGCGCCACATCATCACCATGGTCCGCGACGGCAAGAGCGGCCACCCGGGCACGAGCCTCTCGTGCACCGACATCCTGGTGGCGCTCTACTTCGCCCACATGCGGCACGATCCCAAGCGCCCCGACTGGGCCGAGCGCGATCGCTTCGTCCTCTCCAAGGGCCACGGCGCCCCCGGCCTCTACGCCGTCATGGTCGAGGCGGGCTACATCGATCCCAGCGAGCTGACGACGCTGCGCAAGATCAACACTCGCCTCCAGGGCCACGTGGACATGCACAAGATCCCGGGCATCGAGGCCTCCACCGGCAGCCTGGGCCACGGCCTCTCGCTCGCCCACGGCATGGCCCTCGCCCTGCGCATGGACGGCAGCGACAGCCGCGTCTACACCCTGTTGGGCGACGGCGAGTGCCAAGAAGGCCAGGTCTGGGAAGCCGCCATGTCGGCCGCCCACTACAAGACCGGCAACCTGGTCGCCATCGTGGACCGCAACGGCCTCCAGATCGACGGCCCCACCGAGAAGGTCATGGCCCTGGGGGACGTGGCCGAGAAGTTCCGCGCCTTCGGCTGGAACGTCCTCGAGATCGACGGCCACGACTTCGGCCAGATCCTCGAGGCCCTCGACAAGGCCAAGGCGAGCCCCATGGTCGGCCAGCCCACCTGCATCGTCGCCAAGACCGTGAAGGGCAAGGGCGTCTCCTACATGGAGAACGTCGTCAAGTGGCACGGTACCGCCCCCTCCGCCGAGGAGGCCGAGATCGCCCTGAAGGAGCTGAGCTAA
- a CDS encoding transketolase family protein, with amino-acid sequence MAAPVVNTKDKIATRTAYGETLRQLGRERSDIVVLDADLAGSTMTKYFADEFPDRFFNVGIAEQNLIDTACGFALAGKVAFASSFAMFAVGKAWEMVRNSAGHMNLNVKIAATHAGLTLGEDGATHQILEDIAITRVIPDLTVLVPADGPETEAMVRAAAEHVGPVYIRLGRPAVPVIKREGPIDFKIGRAEILRQGKDVALVACGVLVYQAMQAAEELAAEGIEATVINMGSIKPIDREALVAAARTCGAVVTAEEHNVIGGLGGAVCEVLAEECPVPVIRVGTQDTYGESGTADALLEKYGLLGVDVARAARQAIAKKR; translated from the coding sequence ATGGCTGCACCCGTCGTCAACACCAAGGACAAGATCGCGACCCGCACCGCCTACGGCGAGACCCTTCGCCAGCTCGGTCGTGAGCGCTCCGACATCGTCGTGCTCGACGCGGATCTTGCCGGCTCGACCATGACCAAGTACTTCGCCGACGAGTTCCCCGACCGCTTCTTCAACGTCGGGATCGCCGAGCAGAACCTGATCGACACCGCCTGCGGCTTCGCGCTCGCCGGCAAGGTCGCCTTCGCGAGCTCCTTTGCCATGTTCGCGGTCGGCAAGGCCTGGGAGATGGTCCGCAACTCCGCGGGCCACATGAACCTCAACGTCAAGATCGCCGCCACCCACGCGGGCCTCACCCTCGGTGAGGACGGCGCGACCCACCAGATCCTCGAGGACATCGCGATCACCCGCGTCATCCCCGACCTGACGGTGCTCGTGCCCGCCGACGGCCCCGAGACCGAGGCCATGGTCCGGGCGGCCGCCGAGCATGTCGGCCCCGTCTACATCCGCCTCGGCCGCCCCGCGGTGCCCGTCATCAAGCGTGAAGGCCCCATCGACTTCAAGATCGGCCGCGCCGAGATCCTGCGCCAGGGCAAGGACGTCGCCCTCGTCGCCTGCGGCGTCCTGGTCTACCAGGCCATGCAGGCCGCCGAGGAGCTCGCCGCCGAAGGCATCGAGGCGACCGTGATCAACATGGGCTCGATCAAGCCCATCGACCGCGAGGCCCTGGTGGCCGCCGCCCGCACCTGCGGCGCCGTGGTCACCGCCGAGGAGCACAACGTCATCGGCGGCCTGGGCGGCGCGGTCTGCGAAGTCCTCGCCGAAGAGTGCCCCGTCCCCGTCATCCGGGTCGGCACCCAGGACACCTACGGCGAGTCCGGCACCGCGGACGCCCTCCTCGAGAAGTACGGCCTGCTTGGCGTCGACGTCGCGCGCGCTGCGCGCCAGGCGATCGCCAAGAAGCGCTAA
- the ndk gene encoding nucleoside-diphosphate kinase, with protein MERTFLAVKPDGVQRGLVGEIIGRFEKKGFKLIGLKLMQVTREQAETHYGEHAGKPFFGGLVDFITSGPIVAMAWEGKNVISTARTMMGATNPAQSATGSIRGDFASDIGRNIIHGSDAPESAARELGIFFKPEELLTYSRAIDTWITE; from the coding sequence ATGGAACGCACTTTCCTTGCCGTCAAGCCCGACGGCGTCCAGCGCGGTCTCGTCGGCGAGATCATCGGCCGCTTCGAGAAGAAGGGCTTCAAGCTCATCGGCCTCAAGCTGATGCAGGTCACCCGCGAGCAGGCCGAGACCCACTACGGTGAGCACGCCGGCAAGCCCTTCTTCGGCGGCCTCGTCGACTTCATCACCTCGGGCCCCATCGTCGCCATGGCGTGGGAAGGCAAGAACGTCATCTCGACCGCCCGCACCATGATGGGCGCCACCAACCCCGCCCAGTCGGCCACCGGCTCGATCCGCGGCGACTTCGCCTCGGACATCGGCCGCAACATCATCCACGGGTCGGACGCTCCCGAGAGCGCCGCGCGTGAGCTGGGCATCTTCTTCAAGCCCGAAGAGCTCCTCACCTACTCGCGCGCCATCGATACCTGGATCACCGAGTAA
- a CDS encoding HAMP domain-containing histidine kinase has translation MIQLSTAERPLEEAFCGLAPYLIETLTHSLCAQFRADSTWACLRLPDEPGVILAAAGKLPSSFPIAPLHWTEHGAQVDAECRTEIVAIGSLRYEGATLDYLIGRADQPLSPLEWRRFESLFERWQTALDEAISEQRAQALAFQARLAQRREAQCKRLAAKLQAQTEQQKGIYHDLINDMTPAVFATEALQERLPSLEELGHLLLIERQFTRMRQRLRREIGAGAQGSEPGCDSSRILRETIAIWQDAFARRELSLRIDLPAAPLHVTADEADVSTIVCNLLSNALKYTPPGGKIAISLGTAGRNACLVVRDSGSGIAPDVQSQLFEPGVRGRTDVEGSGVGLCQVAHIVRRLLGGISVDSTLGQGSSFRVLLPLVPLR, from the coding sequence ATGATCCAGCTGAGCACAGCAGAGCGCCCACTCGAGGAGGCCTTCTGTGGCCTGGCTCCGTACCTGATCGAGACCCTCACTCACTCTCTCTGCGCCCAGTTCCGGGCCGACTCCACCTGGGCCTGCCTCAGGCTACCCGACGAGCCGGGGGTCATCCTCGCGGCCGCTGGCAAGCTCCCTTCAAGCTTCCCGATCGCCCCGCTCCACTGGACGGAGCATGGCGCCCAGGTCGATGCGGAGTGCCGCACCGAGATCGTCGCCATCGGCTCGTTGCGCTACGAGGGCGCAACGCTCGATTACCTGATCGGCCGCGCCGATCAGCCCCTCTCTCCTCTGGAATGGCGACGCTTCGAGAGCCTATTCGAGCGCTGGCAAACGGCGCTCGACGAGGCGATCAGTGAGCAACGAGCTCAAGCCCTGGCCTTCCAGGCGCGCCTGGCCCAGCGCCGCGAAGCCCAGTGCAAGCGCCTCGCCGCCAAGCTCCAGGCCCAAACGGAGCAGCAGAAAGGCATCTACCACGACCTCATCAACGACATGACCCCGGCGGTCTTCGCCACCGAAGCCCTCCAAGAGCGTCTCCCCAGCCTCGAAGAGCTGGGGCACCTCCTCTTGATCGAGCGGCAATTCACCCGCATGCGCCAGCGGTTGCGCCGCGAGATCGGGGCCGGGGCGCAAGGCTCCGAGCCGGGGTGCGACAGCAGCCGCATCCTGCGCGAGACGATCGCCATCTGGCAAGACGCCTTCGCGCGGCGCGAGCTGAGCCTGCGGATCGATCTGCCGGCAGCCCCCCTGCACGTGACGGCCGACGAGGCAGATGTCTCCACCATCGTCTGCAACCTGCTCTCGAACGCCCTGAAGTACACCCCGCCGGGCGGCAAGATCGCCATCAGCCTCGGCACCGCGGGGCGAAACGCCTGTCTCGTGGTCCGGGACAGCGGCAGCGGCATCGCCCCGGACGTACAGTCCCAGCTCTTCGAGCCGGGGGTCCGGGGGCGTACGGATGTCGAGGGCAGCGGGGTCGGGCTCTGTCAGGTCGCACACATCGTGCGGCGCCTCTTGGGGGGCATCTCGGTCGACAGCACCTTGGGGCAGGGCAGCAGCTTCCGGGTCCTCTTGCCCCTCGTCCCGCTTCGCTAG
- a CDS encoding response regulator, with translation MANRDILLVEDNPDTVEFLIRRLNDAGYSTRIARNGLEALRAVAAEPPAAIILDIHLPLMNGDDLCREIRKDPRTAKIPVIFVTAESEERVRDLLEPGTTLCLEKAIKVKSLLQALEQLGVHPTPAPSA, from the coding sequence ATGGCCAACCGCGACATCCTATTGGTCGAGGACAACCCCGATACGGTCGAGTTCTTGATCCGGCGCCTCAACGACGCGGGCTATTCGACCCGCATCGCCCGCAACGGCCTCGAGGCCCTGCGGGCGGTGGCCGCCGAGCCGCCGGCCGCCATCATCCTCGACATTCACCTGCCCCTGATGAACGGCGACGACCTTTGCCGGGAGATCCGCAAGGATCCGCGCACCGCCAAGATCCCCGTCATCTTCGTGACCGCCGAGTCCGAGGAGCGGGTGCGCGACCTCTTGGAGCCGGGCACGACCCTGTGCCTCGAGAAGGCCATCAAGGTCAAGTCCTTGCTGCAGGCCCTGGAGCAACTGGGCGTCCATCCCACGCCGGCCCCTTCCGCCTAG